From a region of the Latilactobacillus sakei genome:
- a CDS encoding GAF domain-containing protein, whose product MFKSRDEKVAAYEMLLKQQAALLEGETNLIANLANSSALLNQTLPETVFAGYYLYQDNELVLGPFQGNVSCMHIPMGKGVCGEAAAEQATVIVTDVTEHQNYIACDSTARSEIVVPMMKDARLIGVLDLDSREVGAYDAVDQEYLERYVQLLMQA is encoded by the coding sequence ATGTTTAAATCGCGTGATGAAAAGGTAGCGGCTTACGAAATGCTACTTAAGCAACAAGCGGCGTTATTAGAAGGCGAAACCAATTTAATTGCTAATTTGGCTAATTCTTCGGCTTTATTGAACCAAACGCTACCAGAAACGGTTTTTGCCGGTTACTATTTGTATCAAGATAATGAGTTAGTCTTAGGGCCTTTTCAAGGCAATGTCTCATGTATGCATATTCCGATGGGTAAAGGGGTTTGTGGTGAAGCTGCCGCTGAGCAAGCGACTGTGATTGTAACGGATGTGACGGAACATCAAAATTACATCGCCTGTGACTCAACGGCCCGTTCTGAAATCGTCGTACCAATGATGAAAGACGCGCGATTGATCGGTGTTTTAGATCTCGATAGCCGCGAAGTCGGCGCTTACGATGCGGTTGATCAAGAATACTTAGAACGTTACGTGCAGTTGCTAATGCAAGCATAA